A genome region from Oceanococcus sp. HetDA_MAG_MS8 includes the following:
- the typA gene encoding translational GTPase TypA yields the protein MNLRNIAIIAHVDHGKTTLVDKLLHQSGTLDARRDHGERVMDSNDLEKERGITILAKNTALRWTDPRKDGDAADFRINIVDTPGHADFGGEVERVLSMVDSVLLLVDAVDGPMPQTRFVTRKAFDLGLKPIVVINKIDRPGARPDWVMDQIFDLFDALGATDEQLDFPVVYASALNGYASLEEDVRDGDMTALFQLIVDRVPPPPVDADGPARIQISQLDYSSFLGVIGIGRIQRGTLKPGSNMTVVSREGKTRNGRLNQVFGFLGLERVEVDKAEAGDIVALTGFDPLDISDTICAPDAVEALPALTVDEPTMSMTFEVNKSPFAGKEGKYITSRQISDRLQQELKHNVALRVESTGNPDRFKVSGRGQLHLGVLIENMRREGYELAVSRPEVIVKEIDGELCEPWERLVLDIESDHQGKVIEDVSNRGGQLADMVPDGQGRIRLDYMIPSRGLIGYQTDFLSQTSGTGIMVHTFDHYGKRVESNVGQRPKGVLVSMDTGKALGFSLFNLQERGRLFIGHGEEVYEGMIIGIHSRDNDLVVNPLKGKKLTNMRASGTDENIILTPPIDMNLERALEFINDDELVEVTPESIRIRKRFLKEHERKRANSSKNSG from the coding sequence ATGAATCTTCGAAATATCGCCATCATTGCTCACGTTGACCATGGCAAAACCACATTGGTCGACAAGCTCCTGCATCAATCCGGCACCTTGGATGCCCGCCGCGACCACGGCGAGCGCGTCATGGACTCCAACGACTTGGAGAAAGAGCGCGGCATTACCATCCTGGCCAAAAACACGGCGCTGCGCTGGACCGATCCGCGCAAGGACGGGGACGCAGCCGACTTCCGCATCAACATCGTCGACACCCCCGGACACGCCGACTTTGGCGGCGAAGTGGAACGGGTGCTATCGATGGTGGATTCAGTTCTACTGCTGGTCGATGCTGTCGACGGCCCCATGCCGCAGACCCGCTTCGTCACCCGCAAGGCCTTCGACCTGGGCTTGAAGCCCATTGTGGTCATCAACAAAATCGACCGCCCCGGTGCCCGCCCGGATTGGGTGATGGACCAGATCTTCGATCTCTTCGATGCGCTGGGCGCTACCGATGAGCAGCTGGACTTCCCCGTGGTCTACGCCTCGGCGCTGAATGGTTATGCCAGCCTGGAAGAAGATGTGCGCGACGGCGACATGACCGCGCTGTTCCAGCTCATCGTTGACCGGGTACCCCCACCGCCGGTGGATGCTGACGGCCCGGCTCGTATCCAGATCTCCCAGCTGGACTATTCCAGCTTCTTGGGCGTGATTGGGATTGGCCGTATTCAGCGTGGCACTTTGAAACCCGGCAGCAACATGACCGTGGTCAGCCGCGAGGGCAAAACCCGTAACGGCCGCCTCAATCAGGTTTTTGGCTTCTTGGGCTTAGAGCGCGTAGAAGTCGACAAAGCCGAGGCCGGCGACATTGTTGCTTTAACCGGCTTTGATCCGCTGGATATCTCCGACACCATCTGTGCCCCGGATGCGGTGGAAGCCCTGCCAGCGCTGACCGTGGATGAGCCCACGATGAGCATGACCTTCGAGGTCAACAAGTCTCCTTTTGCGGGCAAGGAAGGCAAGTACATCACCAGCCGCCAGATCAGCGATCGCCTACAACAGGAGCTCAAGCACAACGTTGCCCTGCGGGTGGAGTCCACCGGCAACCCCGATCGCTTCAAAGTCAGCGGCCGTGGCCAGCTGCACTTGGGCGTGCTCATCGAGAACATGCGCCGCGAAGGCTACGAGCTGGCCGTGTCGCGCCCCGAAGTCATCGTGAAAGAAATCGACGGTGAGCTCTGCGAGCCTTGGGAGCGCCTGGTCCTCGACATCGAGAGTGACCACCAAGGCAAGGTGATTGAAGATGTATCCAACCGTGGTGGCCAATTGGCCGACATGGTGCCCGATGGCCAGGGCCGGATTCGTTTGGATTACATGATTCCTTCCCGTGGACTCATTGGTTACCAAACCGACTTCCTCAGCCAAACCTCCGGCACCGGCATCATGGTGCACACCTTCGACCATTACGGGAAACGGGTGGAGTCCAATGTGGGCCAACGCCCCAAGGGTGTGTTGGTATCCATGGATACCGGCAAGGCCCTGGGCTTTTCGCTATTCAACCTGCAAGAGCGCGGGCGGCTGTTTATTGGCCATGGCGAAGAAGTCTACGAAGGCATGATCATCGGCATCCATAGCCGGGATAACGACCTGGTGGTGAACCCGCTCAAGGGCAAAAAGCTCACCAATATGCGGGCCTCGGGCACGGACGAAAACATCATCCTCACCCCGCCCATCGACATGAACCTGGAGCGCGCTCTGGAATTCATTAATGATGATGAGCTGGTGGAGGTCACACCCGAGTCCATCCGCATCCGTAAGCGCTTCCTCAAAGAGCACGAGCGCAAGCGGGCCAACAGCAGCAAAAACTCGGGCTGA
- the traF gene encoding conjugal transfer protein TraF produces the protein MLSCAAGVADANPGPLDPGRSSTLGAGSGGAIPGLRHNPAAAVMTLQPDERFKSSVLNILNFGVEAGDVDDFVERIEVLGNCLEEQVTDDCTDSQGNVIRPIGDDDISIQEGLALEQEFNGALESIGRDGYVLLDTQIQLPSMPLVFRAGPGVIGLDIHGAGLAQASVLDDSLRFNPITESIETDTAAYIRTARFVNLGLSYAQDLAPQLSSMLEGSELLGQWAFGARLTLMQGTMARVVAAVDSEDDNGQDAFDRAEDAYDQAERETTTIALDLGFMWNYERYAAGLTLRNLNSPSFDYNPLGEDCGSILNPGEQADCLVAATFADRLDGQDVYEAEPQVMLEGRLGFLDNQLRLSTQLELNSVESPVGLDYQWWNLGLEYAPSLQWIPSLRAGYRNNLASGGVDALALGLTLFGVINLDVARSTDSVVVDGSELPRYAAVSLGFEMPL, from the coding sequence ATGCTTTCCTGTGCTGCTGGAGTGGCCGACGCCAACCCCGGCCCCTTAGATCCGGGACGCAGTTCGACATTGGGGGCTGGGAGCGGGGGCGCTATACCCGGTTTGCGGCATAACCCTGCGGCTGCGGTGATGACGTTACAGCCTGATGAGCGTTTCAAGAGCAGCGTGCTCAATATTCTGAACTTCGGTGTGGAAGCAGGGGATGTAGATGACTTTGTGGAACGCATTGAGGTCCTCGGCAACTGCTTGGAAGAGCAGGTCACCGACGATTGCACAGATTCTCAAGGGAACGTGATTCGTCCTATCGGCGACGATGACATCAGTATCCAGGAAGGGCTGGCCCTGGAGCAGGAGTTCAACGGGGCTCTAGAATCCATTGGCCGGGACGGATACGTCCTACTCGATACGCAAATTCAGTTGCCCAGCATGCCGCTGGTATTTAGGGCGGGTCCGGGCGTTATCGGCTTGGATATCCATGGAGCAGGACTGGCTCAAGCCAGCGTGCTTGATGACAGTCTTCGCTTTAACCCCATCACGGAAAGCATCGAAACCGACACGGCCGCCTACATTCGTACGGCGCGTTTTGTGAATCTAGGTCTGAGCTATGCCCAAGACCTTGCCCCGCAACTCTCCAGCATGCTCGAGGGCTCGGAGCTTTTAGGCCAATGGGCCTTCGGTGCCAGGCTCACGCTGATGCAAGGCACGATGGCCAGAGTGGTCGCGGCTGTGGATAGCGAGGATGACAATGGACAGGATGCTTTTGACCGTGCCGAAGATGCCTACGATCAGGCTGAGCGCGAAACCACCACCATTGCCTTGGACTTAGGCTTCATGTGGAACTATGAGCGCTATGCCGCTGGGCTTACGCTGCGTAACCTCAATTCGCCCAGCTTTGATTACAACCCACTTGGTGAAGACTGCGGCAGCATTCTGAACCCTGGAGAGCAGGCGGACTGTTTGGTGGCTGCCACTTTCGCGGACCGCCTGGACGGGCAAGATGTGTATGAGGCCGAGCCACAGGTCATGTTGGAGGGCCGTTTGGGCTTCCTGGATAACCAACTCCGCCTCAGTACCCAGTTAGAGCTCAACAGCGTGGAGTCACCCGTAGGATTGGATTACCAATGGTGGAACTTGGGCTTGGAATACGCTCCTAGCCTGCAATGGATTCCCAGCCTGCGTGCGGGTTATCGCAACAACCTGGCTAGCGGCGGCGTCGACGCCCTGGCCCTAGGCTTGACCCTGTTCGGCGTAATCAACCTCGATGTGGCCCGCTCCACCGATAGCGTGGTGGTGGATGGCAGCGAGCTGCCGCGTTATGCCGCGGTTAGCCTGGGTTTTGAGATGCCGCTGTGA